The Flavobacterium marginilacus genome window below encodes:
- a CDS encoding RMD1 family protein codes for MEKTNFIKIEAIQIAEAFNIKKLRTEFEIQPHSSSPSEIFYTYTNKKRYLYIFDYGVVVFANFTAPKKKEFIDFVKNYASINVDLDLFEEYRIEIDENIPKAVIKNDYVSVPHVDASVMKIVMLNIAQSVALDYYEALTDDLITSSKKYIQELERRGKLSISKKNLLKYIGKVLNVKNSIVDNLYILDDPNLVWDNEELNLLNRYLKANFDINPRFRDLDYRLGIVEENLKLFTDVLNVNESSRLEWIVIILIFMEILIALLFH; via the coding sequence ATGGAAAAAACTAATTTCATCAAAATTGAAGCCATTCAGATTGCAGAAGCTTTTAACATTAAAAAATTAAGGACTGAATTTGAGATTCAGCCTCATTCGAGTTCGCCATCTGAGATTTTTTACACTTACACAAATAAAAAGCGCTACCTCTATATTTTTGATTATGGCGTGGTAGTTTTTGCAAATTTTACAGCACCCAAGAAAAAGGAGTTTATTGATTTTGTCAAAAATTATGCTTCAATAAATGTTGATCTGGATTTATTTGAAGAATACCGCATAGAAATTGACGAAAACATTCCAAAAGCAGTTATCAAAAATGATTATGTTTCGGTTCCTCATGTTGATGCTTCGGTGATGAAGATCGTAATGCTCAATATTGCACAGTCAGTTGCTCTGGACTATTATGAAGCGCTTACAGATGATCTTATTACTTCGTCTAAAAAGTACATTCAGGAATTGGAACGCCGGGGAAAACTGAGTATTTCTAAAAAAAATCTGCTCAAATACATCGGGAAAGTTCTGAATGTAAAAAACAGTATAGTTGATAATCTGTATATTCTTGATGACCCAAATTTGGTTTGGGACAACGAAGAACTGAATTTATTAAACCGGTATTTGAAAGCCAATTTTGATATTAATCCGCGTTTTAGGGATCTTGATTATAGATTGGGTATTGTAGAAGAAAATTTAAAACTTTTTACTGATGTTCTGAATGTTAATGAAAGTTCCCGATTGGAATGGATTGTGATTATATTGATTTTTATGGAGATCCTGATTGCGTTATTATTTCATTGA
- the ygiD gene encoding 4,5-DOPA dioxygenase extradiol, which yields MNTLNDLHKISGAFSNTEKMPVLFLGHGSPMNAIEENQFVTGFRNLAKTLPKPNAILCISAHWFTNGTKVTAMEMPRTIHDFGGFPQELFEVQYPAKGSPELATATKELLSPTAVELDHHWGLDHGAWSVIKHLYPDADIPVIQMSIDYTKSGQYHFELAQKLSELRTKGILIVGSGNIIHNLRLVDFRNINTDNYGYDWAFEAREVINKHLIDGDFQPLIDFEKQSKAFQLSIPTPDHYLPLIYTLGLKGKSEELSLFNDKLVGGSLSMTSVRIM from the coding sequence ATGAACACTCTAAACGATTTACATAAAATTTCAGGGGCATTTTCGAATACCGAAAAAATGCCTGTATTGTTTTTGGGACATGGAAGCCCAATGAATGCCATCGAAGAAAATCAGTTTGTGACCGGTTTTAGGAATTTGGCCAAAACCTTGCCTAAACCAAACGCAATTTTGTGTATTTCGGCACATTGGTTTACCAACGGGACTAAGGTTACCGCTATGGAAATGCCTCGCACGATTCATGATTTTGGAGGATTTCCGCAAGAATTATTTGAAGTACAATATCCTGCCAAAGGAAGTCCCGAACTGGCCACCGCAACTAAGGAATTATTATCACCAACAGCTGTCGAATTAGATCATCATTGGGGATTGGATCACGGTGCCTGGAGTGTAATTAAACATTTATATCCCGATGCTGATATTCCTGTAATTCAGATGAGTATCGATTATACAAAATCGGGGCAATATCATTTTGAATTGGCGCAAAAATTAAGTGAATTACGAACCAAAGGTATTCTGATTGTTGGCAGCGGAAACATCATTCACAACTTAAGATTAGTCGATTTCAGAAACATAAATACCGACAATTATGGCTACGATTGGGCTTTTGAAGCTAGAGAAGTTATCAATAAACACTTAATCGATGGCGATTTCCAACCGCTTATTGATTTTGAAAAACAGAGCAAAGCTTTCCAACTTTCCATTCCTACTCCTGATCATTATTTGCCTTTAATTTATACTTTGGGATTAAAAGGAAAATCAGAAGAATTGAGTTTGTTTAATGATAAATTGGTAGGAGGGTCGTTGAGTATGACTTCGGTGAGGATTATGTAG
- a CDS encoding IS982 family transposase has protein sequence MICFDKITDIFSIVDEFCKDFDKTTQSFLLGKPSKRPSIMSKSEVITIYLLFHLSGFRCFKHYYIFYVQKHMQNEFPNTVSYNRFLELMQSVLLPMTIFAKTCCLGNCTGISFVDSTPIRVCKNKRISRNKVFKGIATTGKSTMGWFHGFKLHIIINDKGELLSFAVTQANVDDREPLKNEGFLNAIFGKLFGDKGYISEKLSQLLFVDGIQLITSIRNNMKNSLMEMSDKILLRKRSIIETVNDELKNICQVEHSRHRSFTNFLSNLIAGIIAYNFLPKKPSLKYETIKTNQLAVFY, from the coding sequence ATGATTTGTTTTGATAAAATTACAGATATTTTTTCTATTGTTGATGAATTTTGCAAAGATTTTGATAAAACCACACAGTCTTTTCTGCTAGGAAAACCTTCCAAACGTCCTTCGATTATGTCAAAATCAGAAGTAATTACAATTTATTTACTTTTTCATTTGAGTGGTTTTCGCTGTTTCAAGCATTATTACATTTTTTATGTCCAAAAGCATATGCAAAATGAATTTCCTAATACAGTTTCTTATAATCGCTTTTTAGAACTAATGCAAAGTGTTCTTTTGCCAATGACAATTTTTGCCAAAACCTGTTGCTTAGGCAATTGCACAGGCATTTCGTTTGTAGACTCAACACCAATTAGAGTTTGTAAAAACAAACGAATCAGTAGAAACAAAGTTTTTAAAGGTATTGCCACTACAGGGAAATCTACAATGGGCTGGTTTCATGGGTTTAAACTCCACATCATCATTAATGACAAAGGAGAATTGTTAAGTTTTGCTGTAACTCAAGCCAACGTAGATGATAGAGAGCCACTGAAAAATGAGGGCTTTTTGAATGCTATTTTCGGAAAACTATTTGGTGATAAAGGATATATAAGCGAGAAACTCTCTCAATTATTATTTGTTGATGGAATCCAATTAATTACAAGTATTCGAAATAATATGAAAAATAGTTTGATGGAAATGAGTGATAAAATTTTACTCCGTAAACGTTCAATAATAGAAACGGTTAACGATGAACTTAAAAATATTTGCCAAGTTGAACATTCTAGACATCGTTCATTTACCAACTTTTTGTCAAATCTTATCGCTGGAATAATTGCTTATAATTTTCTGCCTAAAAAACCTTCTTTGAAATACGAAACGATTAAAACTAACCAATTGGCTGTATTTTATTAA
- a CDS encoding DUF3822 family protein, with translation MNINITDKKYKKLSIQVSLTGLSFCCFDTLHNRITSINEIHFDTFHKSTKIEELFSNAFRNYPELNDSYDEILVIHNNNLSTFVPTALFDENFMGSYLQYNTKVFETDFFAFDEITNYQMNAVYIPYVNINNFFIDQFGSFDYKHANTILVSRLLDASKNNDTKKMIVHFNPGHFEIIVIQNQKLLLFNSFEYKTPEDFIYYLLFSAEQLNMNPESFHLELLGAISEEDDFYKIAFKYIRNVSFFDVTNLQKSNTFSRAQNQQHFILFNS, from the coding sequence ATGAACATTAATATAACCGATAAAAAATACAAAAAACTTTCCATTCAGGTTTCACTGACGGGACTTTCTTTTTGCTGTTTTGATACTCTTCATAACAGGATTACGTCGATAAACGAAATCCATTTTGATACTTTTCATAAATCGACCAAGATTGAGGAATTGTTTTCGAACGCTTTTCGGAATTATCCGGAATTGAATGACAGTTATGATGAAATTCTCGTGATTCATAATAACAATCTTTCAACCTTTGTTCCCACTGCCCTATTTGACGAAAATTTTATGGGAAGTTATCTGCAGTACAATACAAAGGTTTTTGAAACCGACTTTTTTGCATTTGATGAAATCACTAATTATCAAATGAATGCGGTTTATATTCCTTATGTAAATATCAATAATTTTTTCATAGACCAATTTGGTTCATTTGATTACAAGCACGCCAATACTATTTTGGTTTCCAGACTTTTGGATGCATCCAAAAACAATGATACCAAGAAAATGATTGTGCATTTTAATCCCGGTCATTTTGAAATTATTGTAATTCAGAATCAAAAACTGCTTTTGTTCAATTCATTCGAATACAAAACCCCTGAGGATTTTATTTATTATCTGCTTTTTAGCGCCGAACAATTGAATATGAACCCTGAGAGTTTTCATTTAGAATTATTAGGAGCAATTTCAGAAGAAGATGATTTTTATAAAATTGCTTTCAAATACATTCGAAACGTTTCTTTCTTTGATGTAACTAATTTGCAGAAGAGCAATACTTTTTCAAGAGCTCAAAACCAACAACATTTTATACTTTTTAACTCATGA
- a CDS encoding ATP-dependent DNA helicase → MNSSSFYSHLQKKFPFQPTYNQDIFFQKIAIFLTDSYNDTIFVLKGYAGTGKTTVISTIVNSLLDNNQKSVLLAPTGRAAKVIANYSNKPAFTIHKKIYFPKKNSGGGVSFTLQPNKHKNTIFIVDEASMISDANSDSKLYENGSLLDDLISYVYSGTNCKMILLGDTAQLPPVNLDISPALDINTLSIHYNKEVEHIELDEVMRQEESSGILHNATELRELLKDSFISEFKFNVRKFKDIVRLVDGYDIQDAIHSAYSNYSIEDTAFIVRSNKRANQYNEQIRSKILDKESELSTGDFLMVVKNNYFWLKDSDEAGFIANGDIIEVLEMFGIKELYGFKFAKVKIRMIDYPDQKPFETVLLMDTIKSESPSLTFEESNRLYQEVMKDYESETTKYKKFQKVKENEYFNALQVKFSYAITCHKSQGGQWNTVFIEQPYLPNGIDRDYVRWLYTAMTRAKNKLYLIGFKDDSFVE, encoded by the coding sequence ATGAATTCCTCCTCATTTTATAGCCATTTACAGAAAAAATTTCCTTTTCAGCCGACATATAATCAGGATATTTTTTTTCAGAAAATCGCCATTTTCCTGACAGATAGTTATAATGACACCATTTTTGTCTTGAAAGGATATGCAGGAACGGGAAAAACTACCGTGATTTCGACAATTGTAAACAGTTTATTGGATAATAATCAAAAGTCCGTTTTGTTGGCGCCAACAGGACGCGCGGCGAAGGTAATTGCCAATTATTCGAACAAACCCGCTTTTACAATTCATAAAAAAATCTATTTCCCAAAGAAAAATTCAGGTGGAGGAGTTTCGTTTACTTTGCAACCCAATAAACATAAAAACACGATTTTCATAGTTGATGAAGCCTCGATGATTTCGGACGCCAATTCGGATTCCAAATTATATGAAAACGGCTCATTGCTTGATGATTTAATTTCCTATGTATATTCGGGAACCAATTGTAAAATGATCCTTTTGGGAGACACCGCTCAGTTGCCACCGGTAAATTTGGACATAAGCCCTGCTTTGGATATTAACACTTTAAGTATTCATTACAATAAAGAAGTAGAACATATTGAACTTGATGAAGTAATGCGTCAGGAAGAAAGCTCAGGAATTTTGCATAACGCAACCGAATTGAGAGAGTTATTAAAGGACAGTTTTATATCGGAATTCAAGTTTAATGTTAGGAAATTCAAAGATATTGTGCGCTTGGTTGATGGCTACGACATTCAGGATGCGATTCATTCTGCCTACAGTAATTACAGTATCGAAGACACTGCTTTTATTGTTCGTTCCAATAAAAGAGCGAATCAATACAATGAGCAGATTCGGTCAAAAATCCTTGATAAAGAGAGCGAATTGTCCACAGGCGATTTTTTGATGGTGGTGAAGAATAATTATTTTTGGCTAAAAGACTCTGATGAAGCAGGATTTATTGCCAATGGTGATATCATTGAAGTTTTGGAAATGTTTGGAATCAAAGAATTATACGGTTTTAAATTCGCCAAAGTAAAAATCCGAATGATTGATTATCCCGACCAAAAACCTTTTGAAACCGTACTTTTGATGGATACAATTAAAAGCGAATCACCTTCGTTGACTTTTGAAGAATCAAACAGATTGTATCAGGAAGTAATGAAAGATTACGAAAGCGAAACCACAAAGTATAAAAAGTTCCAAAAAGTAAAGGAAAACGAATATTTCAATGCGTTGCAAGTTAAATTCTCCTATGCGATTACCTGCCATAAATCGCAGGGAGGGCAATGGAATACTGTGTTTATTGAGCAACCGTATTTACCAAACGGCATCGACAGGGATTATGTTCGATGGTTGTACACCGCTATGACAAGAGCCAAAAATAAGTTATATTTGATAGGATTTAAAGACGATAGTTTTGTGGAATAA
- a CDS encoding META domain-containing protein, translated as MAKGFGILIIALLCASCKTNLPTPKAVETNEPSFAYKQQMENLEKGIYFRGSGNEPRWSLKISEKNIEFTSLKSGYESLSGHHTEPLLAMDANVKMYRVPITDGTMIVQIMQQECINTMSGDKSSYSVRIEIVKDNKSEFFNGCGNYITDFRLHDIWVLEKINGENVTSANYAKEIPNLEINSTTNTFMGSAGCNRVGGDIFFERGLLRFININSTEMVCADNNNEAVLLKTLQSTAKYKVENLRLILTNSLGNELIFKKVD; from the coding sequence ATGGCAAAAGGCTTTGGAATTTTAATAATAGCTTTGCTTTGTGCTTCTTGCAAAACAAATCTTCCCACTCCAAAAGCAGTTGAAACTAATGAACCTTCTTTTGCTTATAAACAGCAGATGGAAAATCTGGAAAAAGGAATTTACTTTCGCGGAAGCGGAAACGAACCCCGCTGGAGCTTAAAAATTTCAGAGAAAAACATTGAGTTTACCTCATTAAAATCAGGTTATGAGTCCTTGAGCGGTCATCATACAGAGCCGCTTCTGGCCATGGATGCCAATGTCAAAATGTATCGGGTTCCAATTACTGATGGTACAATGATTGTTCAGATTATGCAACAGGAATGCATAAATACAATGTCTGGCGATAAATCATCTTATTCTGTCCGAATAGAAATTGTGAAAGATAACAAATCTGAATTTTTTAATGGCTGCGGAAATTACATTACAGATTTTAGACTGCATGACATTTGGGTTTTAGAAAAAATAAACGGTGAAAATGTTACTTCAGCAAATTATGCCAAAGAAATACCCAATCTTGAAATAAACAGTACAACAAATACATTTATGGGGTCTGCTGGCTGTAATAGGGTAGGAGGCGATATTTTTTTCGAAAGAGGATTGTTGCGCTTTATAAATATTAATTCTACCGAAATGGTCTGTGCTGATAATAATAATGAAGCTGTTTTACTCAAAACGCTGCAAAGTACTGCCAAATATAAAGTAGAAAACTTACGATTAATACTCACCAATTCTTTAGGAAATGAATTGATCTTTAAAAAAGTAGATTAA
- a CDS encoding AAA family ATPase, protein MDNIKTFGELKKSGYLSKSIKDELRHNLREKIKSGKPAFEGVHGFENTVIPELERAILSRHNINLLGLRGQAKTRLARKMIELLDDYIPYVTGSEINDDPFNPLSRFAKDLIAEKGDETPISWLHRNERFFEKLATPDVTVADLIGDVDPIKAANLKLSYADDRVIHFGMIPRANRCIFVINELPDLQARIQVALFNILQEGDIQIRGFKLRMPLDMQFVFTANPEDYTNRGSIVTPLKDRIGSQILTHYPQDIQIAKTITAQEAKLDNAQSESVYIPSLAKDLLEQISFEARESEFIDNKSGVSARLSITAYENLLSTAERRALLSGTDKTTLRLSDFMGVIPSITGKVELVYEGEQEGASFVAQRLINDAIHTLFPSFFPKIEKLEKQGEKTPYSDILDWFFTESGFELLDDCTDEEYKSILDSITPLDKLIEKYLPNLDKKDRNFMKEFILWGLVEYKKLSKDRVAVGYQFRDIFGSYISRL, encoded by the coding sequence ATGGACAATATAAAAACTTTCGGAGAATTAAAGAAATCAGGATACTTAAGCAAAAGCATCAAAGATGAATTGCGCCATAATTTAAGAGAAAAAATAAAATCAGGAAAACCTGCTTTTGAAGGCGTTCATGGTTTTGAGAATACTGTAATTCCAGAATTGGAAAGAGCTATTTTGTCACGCCACAATATAAATTTATTGGGACTACGAGGACAGGCCAAAACTAGATTGGCCCGAAAAATGATTGAATTACTGGATGATTACATTCCTTATGTGACAGGTTCCGAAATCAATGATGATCCTTTTAACCCATTATCTCGTTTTGCTAAAGATTTAATTGCTGAAAAAGGTGACGAGACTCCAATCTCGTGGCTGCACAGAAACGAACGCTTTTTCGAAAAACTTGCTACTCCAGATGTAACCGTAGCCGATTTGATAGGAGATGTCGATCCGATAAAAGCAGCTAATTTAAAGCTGTCATATGCTGATGACCGTGTAATTCATTTTGGAATGATTCCGCGTGCTAACCGTTGTATTTTTGTGATTAACGAATTACCCGATCTTCAGGCAAGAATTCAAGTAGCTTTATTTAATATTCTGCAGGAAGGCGACATTCAGATTCGCGGATTTAAACTCCGAATGCCGCTTGATATGCAGTTTGTTTTTACCGCAAATCCTGAAGATTATACCAATAGAGGAAGTATTGTCACGCCTTTGAAAGACAGAATCGGTTCGCAAATTCTAACGCATTATCCGCAGGATATCCAGATTGCCAAAACGATTACGGCGCAAGAAGCTAAGCTTGACAACGCTCAAAGCGAATCAGTTTATATTCCCTCTTTAGCGAAAGATTTATTGGAGCAAATCAGTTTTGAAGCCCGGGAAAGCGAATTTATTGATAACAAAAGCGGTGTAAGTGCCCGACTGAGCATTACAGCTTATGAAAATCTATTAAGTACTGCGGAACGCCGTGCCTTACTCTCAGGAACAGATAAAACCACTTTACGCTTATCTGATTTTATGGGAGTAATTCCATCGATAACCGGTAAAGTTGAATTGGTTTACGAAGGAGAGCAGGAGGGAGCATCTTTTGTGGCACAGCGCCTGATAAATGATGCCATTCATACCTTATTTCCTTCCTTTTTTCCAAAAATAGAAAAACTGGAAAAGCAAGGCGAAAAAACACCTTATAGTGATATTTTGGATTGGTTTTTCACCGAAAGCGGCTTTGAATTGCTGGACGATTGTACAGATGAAGAATACAAATCAATTTTAGACAGTATAACCCCTCTCGATAAATTAATCGAAAAATACCTGCCAAACCTGGACAAAAAAGACCGCAATTTTATGAAAGAATTTATTTTGTGGGGATTAGTAGAATACAAAAAACTGAGTAAAGACCGTGTTGCTGTAGGATATCAGTTCAGGGATATTTTTGGAAGTTATATCAGCAGATTATAA
- a CDS encoding RsmD family RNA methyltransferase, with translation MRIISGKYKGRRIFPPKGLPVRPTTDMSKEALFNVLNNHFSFEGLKVLDLFAGTGNISYEFASRGSFPITSVDGDFGCVKFIKQVSAEYDFSIAATKSDVFAFIEKNKTTYDIIFADPPYGLDQKTFERIVLSIFEKGLLNEEGMMIIEHSKYTKLDHLINFSFQKSYGGSIFSFFELDSAEEEEIDDESNRKDTEEDEG, from the coding sequence ATGAGAATCATATCCGGAAAATACAAAGGAAGACGCATTTTTCCGCCAAAAGGCTTGCCCGTTCGACCTACAACCGATATGAGTAAAGAAGCATTATTTAATGTTTTGAATAATCATTTTAGTTTTGAAGGCCTTAAAGTATTGGATTTATTTGCCGGAACTGGTAATATCAGTTATGAGTTTGCTTCGAGGGGAAGTTTTCCAATTACTTCTGTCGATGGTGATTTTGGCTGTGTAAAATTCATCAAGCAAGTTTCTGCCGAATATGATTTTAGCATTGCAGCGACCAAAAGTGACGTTTTTGCTTTTATAGAAAAAAACAAAACGACTTACGATATTATTTTTGCTGATCCGCCTTATGGTCTGGATCAAAAGACTTTTGAAAGAATCGTTTTATCTATTTTCGAAAAAGGATTGTTGAACGAGGAAGGCATGATGATTATTGAACATTCAAAATATACCAAATTAGATCATTTGATTAATTTTTCTTTCCAGAAAAGTTATGGAGGTTCTATCTTTAGTTTCTTCGAATTGGACTCTGCCGAAGAGGAAGAAATTGATGATGAGTCTAATCGAAAAGACACTGAAGAAGACGAAGGTTAG
- a CDS encoding vWA domain-containing protein: MENTIKKGFYFKTYEAPFQSPFDKLFEIFKELITHTSGDFDEAISWMRELDKEYKLTDESYTIDDFIEDLKKKGYIREELKDDGTTGTGITAKTERAIRQQALDNIFGNLKKSGSGNHKTKHVGNGDEHTGEFREFHFGDGLERISLTESLRNAQINNGVGDFKLTENDLVVEETRYKSQMSTVLMIDISHSMILYGEDRITPAKKVAMALAELITTRYPKDTLDILVFGDDAWRISIRDLPYLRVGPFHTNTVAGLQLAMDLLRRKRNTNKQIFMITDGKPSCVREKDGSYYMNSNGLDHYIVEKCYTQAQQARKLHIPITTFMIANDPYLQKFVNKFTEANQGKAFYTGLKGLGEMIFEDYETNRKKRIK, encoded by the coding sequence ATGGAGAACACAATAAAAAAAGGGTTTTATTTTAAGACTTACGAAGCACCGTTTCAGTCTCCGTTTGATAAGCTTTTTGAAATTTTCAAGGAACTTATCACGCACACTTCGGGAGATTTTGACGAAGCCATCAGCTGGATGCGCGAATTGGACAAAGAATACAAACTAACCGATGAATCATATACCATCGATGATTTCATTGAGGATTTAAAGAAAAAAGGATACATCCGAGAAGAACTCAAGGACGATGGAACAACTGGTACAGGAATTACCGCCAAAACCGAACGTGCTATTCGCCAGCAGGCTTTGGATAACATTTTCGGCAACCTAAAAAAATCAGGGAGCGGTAACCATAAAACCAAACACGTTGGCAACGGAGATGAACATACGGGTGAGTTTCGGGAGTTTCATTTTGGTGACGGTCTCGAACGCATTTCATTGACCGAAAGCCTGCGGAATGCTCAAATCAATAATGGAGTGGGAGATTTTAAGCTGACCGAAAATGATCTGGTTGTCGAAGAAACCCGTTACAAGTCCCAAATGAGCACCGTTTTAATGATTGACATCAGCCACAGTATGATTCTGTATGGCGAAGACCGCATAACGCCGGCCAAAAAAGTCGCAATGGCTTTGGCCGAATTAATCACTACCCGCTACCCAAAAGACACGCTGGATATTTTGGTTTTCGGTGACGATGCCTGGCGGATTTCAATCCGGGATCTGCCATATTTGAGAGTCGGTCCGTTTCACACCAATACCGTTGCCGGTCTGCAATTGGCAATGGATTTATTGCGCCGAAAAAGAAACACCAACAAACAGATTTTTATGATTACCGACGGCAAGCCAAGCTGTGTGAGGGAAAAAGACGGCTCTTATTATATGAACAGTAACGGCTTGGATCATTATATCGTTGAAAAATGCTACACACAGGCGCAGCAAGCCCGAAAACTTCATATCCCAATAACCACTTTTATGATTGCCAACGATCCTTATCTGCAAAAATTTGTGAATAAGTTCACCGAAGCCAATCAGGGAAAAGCCTTCTATACCGGACTAAAAGGTTTAGGCGAAATGATTTTTGAGGATTATGAAACCAACAGAAAAAAACGAATAAAATAG
- a CDS encoding YchJ family protein translates to MIHENCYCGSDTSFESCCNLYISGAIKVPTALALMKSRYSAYATHQADYLLATTHISERKYYSKEDILHWATVNTWQKLEIISSTENTVEFKAYFIDENNQNQVHYEFSTFKKENDSWFYVDGKFK, encoded by the coding sequence ATGATTCACGAAAATTGCTATTGCGGTTCTGATACATCTTTTGAATCGTGCTGTAATCTTTATATAAGCGGTGCTATAAAAGTCCCAACAGCCTTAGCACTGATGAAGTCTCGATATTCAGCTTATGCCACACATCAGGCGGATTATTTATTGGCAACCACACATATCAGTGAAAGAAAATATTATTCGAAAGAGGATATTCTGCATTGGGCAACAGTCAATACATGGCAGAAATTGGAAATCATTTCTTCAACAGAAAATACAGTGGAGTTTAAGGCATATTTCATTGATGAAAACAATCAAAACCAAGTACATTATGAATTTTCAACTTTTAAAAAAGAAAATGATTCTTGGTTCTATGTTGATGGAAAATTCAAATAA